DNA from Candidatus Roizmanbacteria bacterium CG_4_9_14_0_2_um_filter_38_17:
AGCAAACAATATCGTATCCAACTCACCGAGCCCCTTTTTCAGAAATTTCAGCACAGTGGCAAGCGCTATCGCAGTGACAACCTAATGGCTCAAGTATTATTAAATGATAACGACTTAACTAAGTTTGGGGTGATCGTTCCTAAAAAACTGGACAAGCGATCAATAAAGCGTAACCAAACAAGGCGGTTGGTTTTTGAGGTTGTGCGTGGACTGCATTCTAGAGTCAAACCAGGAGAATTGGTACTAATAAAGGTTTTGAATTTGGCCATTACAAAAGAAGAGATTGAACAGTTATTGGTTAAAGCAGGGATTAGGTAAACTATGAAACAATTGATAAATGCGTAACATAGTGGTTCAGATCATAAAAGCATATCGTCATATGCCTTTTGCGCCTAAAGGCGCGTGTAGATTTATCCCTTCATGCTCAACATATTGTGAAGAATCAATACTGAGTCATGGTACAATTATTGGGTCGTTGCTGTGCATGAGGCGCGTTTTAAGATGTAATCCTATTCTTACAAAAGAATTAACGCACGACCCTATAGAATAATCGTATGATCGAGCCAACAATATTTAACCAACTAGTTATCTGGCCAATTGTCAACCTCTGGATGGCTGTTTTAAAGCCAATACAGAGCCTTGGAATTTCTGGAGCCATGGGTTTTTCCATAATTTTACTAACTATTGTTATCCGAATACTGCTATATCCTTTAAGTAAAAAACAACTTGCTTCGGCTCATAAAATGCAACTAATTAAGCCTGAGCTAGACACGCTTAAAGAAAAATACAAAGACAAAAAGAAACAACAAGAACAACAGCTTAAGCTGTTTAAGAAACATGGGATTAATCCTGCTGCCGGTTGTTTACCAACCATACTGCAGTTTCCAATATTAATTGGCTTGTACCGCGTGTTTTTACAGGTCTTAAACAATGGTGATTTTGAAGCTCTTGTTGGACAGATTAACAAGATAGTATATTTCCCTTTTCTTAAAATTATGGATTTGAACCCAGACTTTTTTGGAATTAGCTTGGGAATTAAACCCTCGGACTGGAAAGAGATGGGCATATGGCTTTTGGTGATCCCAGTAGTAACAGCGGGTCTTTCTTTTTACCAGACCCAGCTTATGACGGAAGGATCAGCTCCTATGGTTAAGAAAGAGGGCAAGGAGGAAGACTTTGGTACATCGATGCAGAAGCAGATGAAATTTATGTTTCCCTTGATGTTGGGCTGGATCTCTTATGCATTTCCACTCGGATTAACGCTGTATTGGAATACATTTGCAGCTTTTGGTATACTACAGCAGTTTCGCGTTAAGCGCGAATTTGCGGGGAAATAACATGGAAAAGAAAGTAAAAAAAATTACAGAAGAGTTGCTAAAAAATATGGGCTTCTCGGGAGAAGTGTCCGTTTCCAAGGAAGACAGTATTTTAAAAGTTAATCTGGAATCAGAAGACTCTGGTTTGCTTATAGGGAATCAAGGGGAAACACTGCATGCATTGCAGTTGGTGGTGGGATTAATATTAAACAATGGAAGCGAAAAGTGGCAGCAGGTACTACTCGACATTGGTGGATATAGAGTGCAAAGAGAAGATGTGTTGCGTCGCATGGTTGAGCGAGCAGCCAGAAGAGTGTCAGAATCGGGTCAAGACGAAGAATTACCTCCAATGCAGTCTTTTGAGAGGCGACTGGTTCATATGTTAGTGGAAAACTATCCAGAAATTACATCTGAATCAACGGGTGTCGGTCGTCACCGCCAGGTGATTGTAAAAGCTGTATAAATATTTAAGCAGCTATTTGGTTT
Protein-coding regions in this window:
- a CDS encoding membrane protein insertion efficiency factor YidD: MRNIVVQIIKAYRHMPFAPKGACRFIPSCSTYCEESILSHGTIIGSLLCMRRVLRCNPILTKELTHDPIE